From one Methylomonas paludis genomic stretch:
- a CDS encoding Gfo/Idh/MocA family protein has protein sequence MSEINFGIIGTGRMAATMMAALTAASGVKILAVSSESKDRAASFAKFHAIPQAYHGIDALLRDERIDAVYIANATENHYQSTLSALNAGKAVLCEKPIAISASESKEIEQAAARAGKLCMEAMWTFFLPTYQRLFKSYEETELGTPLYLYSDFGYPVSKEVSPRLYASTVGSGVLLDRGVYPIALALKLFGPVNQILGKVDRTPEGVDIHAALQLFHNNGAESQLAVSFRVLLQNRAVLSSTSGSISLEPPVIGAESIRVSRASLELPTLGIQSLSIKERLKQHLRQSSLLRRINTIKSAGKLEHHTYGGNQYLPLINHFCELYRTDKLVSNVFSLSASTQVLEVIDQANKL, from the coding sequence ATGAGTGAAATTAATTTTGGCATCATTGGTACAGGTAGAATGGCGGCCACTATGATGGCTGCTTTGACAGCCGCATCTGGAGTTAAAATCCTGGCCGTATCCAGTGAATCTAAAGATAGGGCAGCATCTTTTGCCAAATTTCACGCAATTCCTCAAGCCTACCATGGCATTGATGCATTGTTGAGAGATGAACGAATTGACGCAGTTTATATTGCCAATGCTACTGAAAATCACTATCAGTCCACTCTATCGGCTTTAAATGCCGGAAAAGCCGTATTGTGCGAGAAACCCATTGCAATTTCTGCATCAGAAAGTAAAGAAATCGAGCAAGCAGCTGCGCGAGCAGGCAAGTTGTGCATGGAAGCTATGTGGACATTTTTTCTGCCAACTTATCAGCGATTGTTTAAATCATATGAGGAAACAGAATTAGGTACACCATTGTATCTCTATTCGGATTTTGGGTATCCCGTTAGTAAGGAAGTTTCGCCAAGATTATATGCATCTACTGTTGGAAGCGGTGTATTACTTGATAGAGGCGTTTATCCAATTGCCTTAGCGCTTAAATTATTTGGCCCTGTCAATCAAATATTAGGCAAGGTTGATAGAACTCCAGAAGGGGTTGACATTCATGCGGCATTACAACTATTTCATAACAATGGTGCGGAGTCTCAACTTGCTGTTTCATTCAGGGTACTATTACAAAACAGAGCCGTTTTATCTTCAACTAGTGGATCTATCAGTTTGGAACCGCCTGTAATAGGTGCTGAATCTATCAGGGTTTCAAGAGCCAGCCTTGAGCTGCCGACATTAGGTATTCAGTCTTTATCCATAAAGGAAAGACTAAAACAACACTTACGTCAATCTTCTTTGTTACGACGGATTAACACCATTAAAAGTGCAGGTAAATTAGAACATCACACTTATGGTGGTAACCAATATTTACCCTTAATCAATCATTTTTGCGAGTTATATCGCACTGATAAATTGGTCAGCAATGTTTTTTCACTCAGTGCATCGACGCAAGTATTAGAAGTGATTGATCAGGCAAACAAGTTGTAA
- a CDS encoding Gfo/Idh/MocA family protein — MAKISIIGTGFVSDLYMRSLETFSDIKVLKVFDRDAARLAAFSSFWNVRPAISIDDLLALSGDTEEIPDLILNLTNPGSHFEISKRCLLAGRHVYSEKPLAVNMDEAYELHELATTNKLILASAPCSYLSEVAQTLWHAVRQKMIGNPLLIYAELDDDFISQAPYQKWESESGAPWPYRDEFLVGCTLEHAGYYLCWLMMIFGSVEKVVSASAELVPNKLTNGDKTAPDFSVAILFFKSGVVARLTCGIIAPHNHHLQIIGDKGILEVDECWQNSASVKLRKRFVVRRKLINGFFARKIKLTGKTHPKVPTRGAAAMNFALGPAEILAAIKEGRPSRASADFALHLNEVTLAIQNSLDKAGVQIMKTSCPTQSPMPWANLS; from the coding sequence ATGGCAAAAATTTCTATAATTGGCACAGGTTTTGTTTCAGACCTGTACATGAGGTCACTCGAAACATTTTCTGATATCAAAGTATTGAAAGTGTTTGACCGGGATGCTGCACGTTTAGCCGCTTTTTCAAGTTTCTGGAATGTAAGGCCTGCCATTTCAATTGATGATCTTTTAGCCCTATCAGGTGACACCGAAGAAATTCCTGATTTGATATTAAACCTAACCAATCCTGGATCACATTTCGAAATCAGTAAACGTTGCCTTCTAGCAGGAAGGCATGTGTATAGTGAAAAACCATTGGCTGTTAATATGGATGAGGCATATGAACTTCATGAATTAGCCACTACAAATAAACTTATCCTAGCATCAGCACCTTGCAGTTATTTGAGTGAAGTTGCCCAAACTCTCTGGCATGCCGTACGTCAAAAAATGATAGGTAATCCATTGTTAATTTATGCTGAGCTGGATGATGATTTTATTAGTCAGGCTCCCTATCAAAAATGGGAAAGCGAATCAGGTGCGCCTTGGCCCTATCGCGATGAATTTTTGGTGGGTTGCACGCTTGAACATGCCGGATATTACCTATGCTGGTTAATGATGATTTTTGGTAGCGTAGAGAAAGTTGTATCGGCTTCTGCCGAATTAGTACCCAATAAATTGACAAATGGCGATAAAACGGCACCTGATTTTTCTGTGGCTATTTTATTTTTTAAATCCGGTGTGGTTGCCAGACTAACTTGTGGAATTATTGCACCCCACAACCATCACTTACAGATAATTGGTGATAAAGGTATTTTGGAAGTGGATGAATGCTGGCAAAATAGCGCTAGCGTAAAATTACGCAAAAGATTTGTCGTACGCCGAAAATTAATAAATGGATTTTTTGCCCGAAAAATTAAACTGACGGGAAAAACACATCCCAAAGTGCCAACTAGGGGCGCTGCAGCAATGAATTTTGCATTAGGGCCGGCAGAAATTTTAGCCGCAATCAAAGAAGGCAGGCCATCAAGAGCTTCAGCTGACTTTGCATTGCACCTGAATGAAGTGACATTAGCAATTCAGAATTCACTTGATAAGGCTGGCGTACAAATAATGAAAACTAGTTGCCCAACTCAATCACCCATGCCGTGGGCAAACTTAAGTTAA
- a CDS encoding WecB/TagA/CpsF family glycosyltransferase, which produces MATVINKIRAAVADQTPCFISTPNTNFVIVSLIDSVFRNSVIHSDLCVADGMPIIWIARLLDLPIKERVSGASFFEVLREERTKVPLKVYFFGGIDGVAKKAHARLNAEGRNMVSVGFESPGFADISSMSDPSSIAKINESQVDFLVVALGAKKGQAWIDQNRHKLNIPVVCHLGAVINFVAGTIKRAPMTFQSLGFEWLWRIYQEPKLWQRYFHDAQHLFNLLVNKVIPYAVWIRLNRKLLREQSNIQVDLQVQESKLLVRLDGSCLAQNLAELRFTLAEKLNDGYDIELDLANVKIIDSAFIGFLMLLYGYTEKSGQKLSVININDINKKIFDWNCASFLLGV; this is translated from the coding sequence ATGGCAACTGTTATTAATAAAATTCGAGCAGCTGTTGCAGATCAAACTCCGTGTTTTATTTCTACACCTAATACCAATTTTGTCATAGTTAGTCTAATTGATAGTGTTTTCCGCAATTCAGTTATTCATAGCGATTTATGTGTTGCCGATGGCATGCCAATAATCTGGATTGCTAGGTTATTAGATTTGCCGATAAAAGAACGCGTTTCTGGTGCCAGTTTTTTTGAAGTACTTAGGGAAGAACGTACCAAGGTACCCTTAAAAGTCTATTTTTTCGGTGGAATAGATGGCGTTGCTAAAAAAGCTCATGCGCGCCTGAATGCAGAGGGAAGGAATATGGTCTCTGTGGGCTTTGAGTCCCCTGGTTTTGCCGATATTAGTTCAATGAGCGACCCAAGCAGCATTGCTAAAATTAATGAGAGTCAGGTAGATTTTTTAGTGGTGGCCTTAGGGGCAAAAAAAGGTCAGGCTTGGATAGATCAAAATCGGCACAAGCTTAATATTCCAGTTGTATGCCACTTGGGCGCGGTAATTAATTTTGTTGCGGGAACCATTAAACGTGCACCCATGACATTTCAATCATTAGGTTTTGAGTGGTTGTGGCGCATTTATCAAGAGCCAAAGCTTTGGCAACGCTATTTTCACGATGCTCAGCATCTTTTCAATTTACTGGTAAACAAAGTTATTCCGTATGCTGTCTGGATTAGGCTAAATAGAAAACTCCTCAGAGAACAGTCGAATATCCAAGTTGATTTACAAGTACAAGAGTCAAAATTACTGGTTCGTCTGGATGGTTCATGTTTGGCTCAGAATTTGGCGGAACTTCGTTTTACTTTAGCTGAAAAACTAAATGATGGCTATGATATAGAACTCGATTTAGCTAATGTAAAAATAATAGATTCTGCTTTTATCGGATTTCTGATGCTACTATATGGCTATACTGAAAAAAGTGGTCAAAAACTATCAGTAATCAATATTAATGACATCAACAAGAAAATTTTCGATTGGAATTGTGCAAGTTTTTTACTTGGCGTCTAA
- a CDS encoding IS4 family transposase, with the protein MDLNDGLRAILKDHVSWSKRRLDCFIGLLLALIQSRHMNLTQLAVNFGGQATLKSRYRRLQRFFQTVVFDYDAVAHLIMQLFDFKGQSYYLTLDRTNWKWGKANLNILTLAIAYKGMAVPVYWLVLNKQGNSNQRERIALLQRFIRQFGRHGIQGVLADREFIGDQWWQWLTDHTIPYLIRMKDNQLLTNRRHAGKPVQALFRDLKAGEQRVLRKRQRIGDQWVWLNALKLETNELLVLASNQRLAQAIQVYGQRWQIENLFQCLKGRGFHLEETRLTRYYRIKKVMALQAIAFCWAHKVGEWKHRAVKPLTIKQHGRPECSLFRYGLDELNNFLLKTVKSADEMLRFWILFLCPPTMIDYDRSRSGKITLRI; encoded by the coding sequence ATGGACTTAAACGATGGGCTTAGAGCGATTTTAAAAGACCATGTGTCTTGGAGCAAGCGCCGTTTAGATTGTTTTATCGGTCTGTTACTGGCGTTAATCCAATCCAGGCACATGAATTTAACGCAATTAGCGGTGAATTTTGGTGGACAGGCGACCTTAAAGTCCCGGTACAGGCGGCTTCAGCGTTTTTTTCAAACCGTTGTTTTTGATTATGACGCCGTGGCGCATCTGATCATGCAGTTGTTTGATTTTAAGGGCCAGTCGTATTATTTGACTCTGGATCGCACTAACTGGAAATGGGGAAAGGCCAATCTGAATATCCTCACCCTGGCGATTGCTTATAAAGGCATGGCGGTGCCGGTGTACTGGTTGGTGTTGAATAAGCAGGGTAACTCCAATCAGCGTGAACGAATCGCCTTATTGCAACGCTTCATCCGGCAGTTTGGTCGGCATGGCATTCAAGGCGTATTGGCTGACCGGGAGTTTATTGGCGATCAGTGGTGGCAATGGTTAACAGACCATACCATTCCGTATTTGATTCGGATGAAAGACAATCAGTTACTGACCAATCGCCGCCACGCCGGAAAGCCCGTTCAAGCCCTATTCCGGGATTTAAAGGCGGGCGAGCAGCGCGTACTGAGGAAAAGACAGCGCATTGGCGATCAGTGGGTTTGGTTGAACGCCTTAAAATTAGAGACCAACGAGCTATTAGTGTTGGCCAGTAACCAGCGCTTGGCTCAGGCGATTCAAGTTTACGGCCAGCGCTGGCAAATTGAAAACCTGTTCCAATGCTTGAAAGGGCGCGGCTTCCATTTAGAAGAGACCCGGCTGACCCGGTATTATCGGATTAAGAAAGTCATGGCGCTCCAAGCCATTGCTTTTTGCTGGGCCCATAAAGTCGGGGAATGGAAACATCGAGCCGTTAAGCCGTTAACCATCAAACAACACGGTCGCCCGGAATGTAGCTTGTTTCGTTATGGGCTAGACGAGCTGAATAACTTTTTGTTGAAAACGGTTAAATCGGCTGATGAGATGCTTCGATTCTGGATTTTGTTTTTATGTCCGCCGACTATGATCGATTATGACCGAAGTCGGTCTGGGAAAATAACCCTCAGAATTTAA
- a CDS encoding glycosyltransferase family 2 protein: MIITIVEYLVLGLAFLVLIPICVFAIQLFAGISSFAQRPIKTEIRQNIAVLVPAHNEESVIESTLHSIIPQLQGNDRIIVIADNCSDQTATLARNCGAEVIERNDSSKKGKGYALDYGLRYLRDTPPAQVVIVDADCQISEDTITRLVLTCTETGRPVQATYLMLAGSGAGLKTRIAAFAHTIKTMVRPRGLYRLGLPCSLFGTGNTFPWAIISKLELANGEIVEDLKMGIDLVYDGSPPIFCPDAQVISYFPTNSVGMQTQRTRWEHGHLSLIVSECPRLFVKALKSLDIYAFAMALDLCIPPLTLLILISTAVLILSFTAYLFFGWLMPLVVSVFGVALMTFAVLGSWVIQGRNILSFTDLVSVPVYIFWKIPIYLKFLVAKQVEWVRSSRE; the protein is encoded by the coding sequence ATGATCATTACCATTGTTGAGTATTTGGTACTAGGATTGGCTTTTTTAGTGTTAATACCTATTTGTGTGTTTGCTATTCAGTTATTTGCTGGAATTTCCAGCTTCGCACAACGTCCTATAAAGACTGAAATTCGTCAAAATATTGCCGTCTTAGTACCCGCGCATAATGAAGAGTCCGTCATTGAAAGCACCTTACATTCAATAATTCCACAGTTGCAAGGAAATGATCGTATTATAGTAATTGCTGATAATTGTTCTGATCAGACGGCGACTCTTGCTCGTAATTGTGGCGCTGAAGTGATTGAGCGCAATGATTCCAGTAAGAAAGGTAAAGGTTATGCCTTGGATTATGGCTTACGGTATTTGCGGGATACGCCGCCGGCACAGGTTGTAATTGTTGATGCCGATTGCCAAATTAGTGAAGACACCATCACCAGATTGGTTTTAACTTGTACTGAAACTGGTCGACCTGTCCAAGCCACTTATCTTATGCTTGCGGGGTCTGGAGCTGGCTTGAAAACCAGAATTGCCGCATTTGCACATACCATTAAAACGATGGTTAGACCGAGGGGGTTATATCGTTTAGGCTTACCTTGTTCTTTGTTTGGTACTGGTAATACCTTCCCTTGGGCGATTATAAGTAAATTGGAACTGGCTAATGGTGAGATTGTCGAGGATTTAAAAATGGGAATAGACTTAGTCTATGACGGAAGTCCGCCCATTTTTTGTCCAGATGCACAAGTTATCAGTTATTTTCCGACCAATAGCGTTGGTATGCAGACCCAGAGAACTCGTTGGGAACATGGTCATTTGTCACTGATAGTGTCTGAATGCCCGCGATTATTTGTTAAGGCCCTAAAATCTTTAGATATTTACGCGTTTGCGATGGCTCTTGATTTGTGTATTCCGCCGTTAACTTTACTTATTTTGATTAGTACAGCGGTTTTAATATTAAGTTTCACTGCTTACTTATTTTTTGGATGGTTAATGCCTCTAGTAGTATCTGTGTTTGGGGTTGCATTAATGACATTTGCTGTCCTAGGAAGTTGGGTAATTCAAGGCCGAAATATTTTGTCATTTACTGATTTAGTTTCTGTGCCAGTTTATATATTTTGGAAAATTCCAATATATTTAAAGTTTTTGGTTGCGAAACAAGTTGAGTGGGTTCGGTCAAGCCGGGAATGA
- a CDS encoding O-antigen ligase family protein — MLFQINIKNIIISFIILLVVIFLGMFIPGFVDIFSEKKAVLFVFPIMIIFVMLLVFARDFLFLMVLLCRSFLDPVFELTKLGGRNSGFGLGGVVNILVIGLAVFAIQKKPYPALDITSKVWGGFLLVVLLSMFLAPSFVGAIKFNFNIFSYIAIFAFPFTLIKSREDFIYWIKIILLSSIVPVLFGYYELVRHSPGIHSNAIEGFRIESTFGHPNIFAFYLVFMATLIYGAINTKMINLTQKMRRFLMAYIVIMLILLVFTKTRSAWVGCFVYFMFYGLCYDRRLLFFVLIVAPCMSLFVPEIRDRLMDINIGGEYLQYGRLDSYTWRKQLWQHSIEWMQPSRYLLGYGGNSFRYYSGLFGGLGMDAHSVFIQLIFETGFIGLLAFSWALVIIAYRVIRNYVIDRIVRFTILQLLLQYVMFSYSDNMLDYLLYNWYLWFVIGAALSLGLVEQNATRCTDSEVNIARQKKVIFLR, encoded by the coding sequence ATGCTATTTCAGATAAATATTAAAAATATCATTATTTCTTTTATTATCCTGCTAGTAGTGATTTTTTTAGGGATGTTTATTCCCGGTTTTGTTGATATCTTTAGTGAAAAGAAAGCAGTTCTATTTGTGTTTCCCATCATGATTATTTTTGTGATGTTATTGGTATTTGCTAGGGATTTTTTATTTTTAATGGTATTACTTTGTCGTTCATTTTTAGATCCTGTTTTTGAATTAACAAAATTAGGTGGAAGAAATTCCGGTTTTGGATTAGGCGGTGTGGTTAACATTTTAGTTATTGGTCTAGCTGTTTTTGCCATACAAAAAAAACCTTATCCGGCATTAGATATAACTAGTAAAGTGTGGGGTGGTTTTTTATTAGTTGTATTGTTATCAATGTTTTTAGCACCTAGCTTTGTCGGTGCAATCAAATTCAACTTTAACATTTTTTCTTATATAGCAATATTCGCTTTTCCATTTACTTTAATAAAATCGCGTGAAGACTTTATATACTGGATAAAAATTATTCTGTTATCCTCAATCGTCCCTGTTTTATTTGGTTACTATGAATTGGTTAGACATTCACCTGGTATTCATTCTAATGCCATAGAAGGCTTTCGTATAGAAAGTACTTTTGGTCATCCTAATATTTTTGCATTTTATCTTGTTTTTATGGCAACACTAATATATGGTGCTATTAATACTAAGATGATAAATCTTACTCAGAAAATGCGCAGGTTTTTGATGGCTTATATTGTTATCATGTTAATCCTGTTAGTTTTTACCAAAACCCGTAGTGCCTGGGTTGGTTGTTTTGTGTATTTTATGTTTTATGGCCTTTGTTATGATCGCAGATTACTTTTTTTTGTATTAATTGTAGCACCTTGCATGTCTTTATTTGTGCCTGAAATTCGTGATAGATTGATGGATATAAATATTGGCGGTGAATATCTACAATATGGCAGGCTCGATTCATATACATGGCGTAAACAATTATGGCAACACTCGATAGAATGGATGCAGCCCTCGCGTTACCTACTAGGTTATGGTGGTAATTCATTCAGATATTATTCTGGGTTGTTTGGTGGCCTTGGTATGGATGCTCATAGTGTATTTATTCAATTAATTTTCGAAACTGGGTTTATTGGCTTACTTGCCTTTTCATGGGCCTTGGTCATAATTGCGTATCGCGTTATCAGAAATTATGTGATCGATAGAATTGTAAGATTCACTATTTTGCAATTATTGTTACAATATGTAATGTTTTCGTATTCTGATAATATGTTGGATTATTTGCTATATAATTGGTATTTATGGTTTGTCATAGGTGCGGCATTATCATTGGGCTTAGTTGAACAAAATGCCACTCGCTGTACTGATTCTGAAGTGAATATAGCTCGACAAAAGAAAGTTATTTTCTTAAGATAG
- a CDS encoding glycosyltransferase family 4 protein, whose product MYNASKNYKVLMVAWRFPPDFAGATIQSIRLGKALLSRRVRVEFFADNGVAESVYDIYDGVKVTRTKTYSNKTLSKFRELVFCIKLLYFVISRPEFNIIHFHAIRGFEIFLFPIFRLLGRKVFLKLTLADSDDPVSFKNRRLLGAFYLLGLKCVTGMFAISEQLKNRALVAGIAKTKVIKISNGFDEELFFVPDPDIKLSLRNKFGFKDNSRIFVSVGTVEHRKGYDLLLEAFAIIQKKYHNAFLVIVGPYLETDPYYMKLRNQIDGLKLNNILFVGRQNDVHEYFKAADHFLFCSRQEGFPSVLIEAMACGLPTTVMNIAGITEEIIDGTGLGEICYSRDPADFAKLAIQQSLEFSEDKVLHTSELLLRKFSISNIADEYIGNYNKCFNISDT is encoded by the coding sequence ATGTATAACGCATCAAAAAATTATAAAGTATTAATGGTGGCATGGAGGTTTCCTCCTGATTTTGCCGGTGCAACTATCCAGTCAATTAGATTGGGTAAAGCTTTGTTGAGTAGGCGTGTGCGTGTAGAGTTTTTTGCTGATAATGGTGTTGCAGAAAGTGTGTATGATATATACGATGGTGTTAAGGTTACTCGAACTAAAACATACAGTAATAAAACGCTTTCTAAGTTTCGGGAGTTGGTTTTTTGTATTAAGTTGTTGTATTTTGTAATTTCTCGGCCAGAATTTAATATAATTCACTTTCACGCTATCAGAGGTTTTGAGATCTTTTTGTTTCCAATTTTTAGGTTATTGGGGCGTAAGGTTTTTTTAAAACTTACTTTGGCAGATTCTGATGATCCAGTTAGCTTCAAAAATAGAAGGCTATTGGGGGCGTTTTATTTGTTAGGCTTAAAATGTGTTACCGGGATGTTTGCTATATCTGAACAGTTAAAAAACAGAGCATTAGTCGCGGGAATTGCGAAAACGAAAGTAATCAAGATATCAAATGGATTTGATGAAGAATTGTTTTTTGTACCTGATCCAGATATAAAATTAAGCTTACGAAATAAGTTTGGTTTCAAAGATAATTCCAGAATATTTGTTTCAGTGGGTACGGTTGAGCACCGAAAAGGTTATGATTTATTGTTGGAAGCTTTCGCAATAATACAGAAAAAATATCATAATGCCTTTCTTGTTATAGTCGGACCTTATCTTGAAACTGATCCCTATTATATGAAATTACGCAATCAAATCGATGGGCTTAAATTAAATAATATTTTATTTGTTGGAAGACAGAATGATGTCCATGAGTATTTTAAAGCGGCTGATCATTTCTTATTTTGTTCAAGGCAGGAAGGTTTTCCATCGGTTCTCATAGAGGCAATGGCGTGTGGCTTGCCAACCACAGTTATGAATATAGCAGGTATTACTGAAGAAATTATTGATGGTACAGGTTTGGGTGAAATCTGTTATAGTAGAGATCCGGCAGATTTCGCTAAACTCGCTATTCAACAGAGTCTAGAATTTTCAGAAGATAAAGTTTTACATACATCAGAGCTTTTGTTAAGAAAGTTCTCAATAAGTAATATTGCAGATGAATATATAGGCAATTACAATAAATGCTTTAATATATCGGACACCTAA
- a CDS encoding exosortase C-terminal domain/associated protein EpsI — MNHHLFKSDKKSYLVGLLLLLSFLAAELLQPKLNYVTYSKTLEQIIPVKFGEWQELKSNLYQVGVTTNKNSEQDLIYDQVLTRQYINANGDQVMLTIAWGQKQRQEIKIHRPEVCYAAQGFNVESLKTKDFNIASMHNINITGNEMIAENSNYQEAVSYWIRIGDIYTENAWQTRFYIFISGLMGNIPDGILVRASSIVSKEKSIDTYFKLNETFLMALIHSLSTNEDKSILIN; from the coding sequence ATGAACCATCATTTATTCAAATCGGATAAAAAAAGTTATCTAGTTGGTCTTCTATTGTTGTTATCGTTTTTGGCTGCTGAATTATTGCAACCTAAGCTAAATTATGTAACTTATTCAAAAACACTTGAGCAAATTATTCCTGTAAAATTCGGCGAATGGCAAGAACTTAAATCAAATTTATATCAGGTAGGGGTTACAACAAATAAAAACTCTGAACAGGATTTAATATATGATCAAGTATTAACTCGACAGTATATTAATGCTAATGGAGATCAAGTAATGTTAACTATAGCATGGGGCCAAAAGCAAAGACAAGAAATTAAAATACATAGGCCGGAGGTCTGTTACGCTGCCCAAGGATTTAATGTTGAATCGTTAAAGACTAAAGATTTTAATATTGCATCAATGCATAATATAAACATTACAGGCAATGAAATGATCGCTGAAAACTCCAATTATCAAGAAGCCGTATCATATTGGATAAGAATTGGTGATATTTATACAGAGAATGCGTGGCAAACTCGTTTTTATATTTTTATAAGTGGTTTAATGGGGAATATACCGGATGGTATTTTAGTTAGAGCTTCCTCAATTGTAAGTAAAGAAAAATCAATTGATACATATTTTAAATTAAATGAAACATTCCTGATGGCACTGATTCATAGTCTTAGTACAAATGAAGATAAAAGTATATTGATAAATTAA
- the xrtB gene encoding exosortase B encodes MDITNIKNKLGNFKKVIAFWPVLIGLGVVIGSTLYDVNQSVWQTSQNAHGPIVLLICIWYFLFKISILIDGEDFKAVPSPVIGYIVLLFGLFLYIVSRSQDFYTFEVLSLVFILSGVTFIFLGGEIHKNLWFGFFFMLFMIPLPISIVDAITLPLKIAVSWAAQNLLYQFNYPIARNGVILSIGQYQLMVADACSGLNSLFTLEAMGLLYMNVKRYESVTRNILLGLMIMPISFVANVLRVTLLILITYYFGEMAGQGFLHEFSSMVLFLSALIFIMMVDGFLEQFQFIKKISS; translated from the coding sequence ATGGATATTACAAATATTAAAAACAAGCTAGGTAATTTTAAGAAAGTAATTGCTTTTTGGCCAGTGTTAATTGGCTTAGGTGTGGTTATTGGCTCAACATTGTATGATGTTAATCAATCAGTTTGGCAAACCAGCCAAAATGCACATGGCCCCATTGTATTATTAATTTGTATTTGGTATTTTTTGTTTAAGATATCAATATTAATTGATGGTGAAGATTTTAAAGCAGTACCTTCACCTGTAATAGGATATATAGTCTTACTATTTGGGTTGTTTCTGTATATTGTTAGTAGATCACAAGATTTTTATACTTTTGAGGTTTTATCATTAGTATTTATATTATCAGGAGTAACCTTTATATTTTTGGGTGGTGAAATACATAAAAATTTATGGTTTGGCTTCTTTTTTATGTTATTCATGATACCCTTGCCAATATCAATTGTTGACGCTATTACATTGCCTTTAAAGATTGCGGTGTCCTGGGCTGCACAAAATTTACTTTACCAATTCAACTACCCCATAGCCAGAAATGGTGTCATTCTCAGTATAGGGCAATATCAATTGATGGTTGCCGATGCCTGTTCCGGTTTGAACTCCCTATTTACTTTGGAAGCCATGGGTTTGTTATACATGAATGTAAAACGTTATGAATCAGTAACCCGCAATATTCTTTTGGGTTTGATGATCATGCCAATTAGTTTTGTTGCAAATGTACTTCGGGTTACGTTGTTAATACTAATTACATATTATTTTGGTGAAATGGCTGGACAAGGATTTTTGCACGAATTCTCTTCTATGGTATTGTTCTTGTCCGCTCTAATATTTATCATGATGGTAGATGGATTTTTAGAGCAATTTCAATTCATAAAAAAAATAAGCTCATGA